One Ethanoligenens harbinense YUAN-3 genomic window carries:
- the yajC gene encoding preprotein translocase subunit YajC, whose translation MQLLAATSSTGDAFSSISIFVVIILMFVVMYFFMIRPQRKKEKEAKAMRENLVVGDEITTIGGIVGRVVSIKDDTIVIETGADREKIRIRKWAIQSVETMHDDKE comes from the coding sequence ATGCAGCTTTTGGCAGCAACATCCTCGACCGGGGATGCATTTTCCAGCATATCCATTTTTGTGGTCATCATCTTGATGTTCGTGGTCATGTACTTTTTCATGATCCGGCCGCAGCGAAAAAAGGAAAAGGAAGCCAAAGCGATGCGGGAAAATCTGGTGGTGGGCGACGAGATCACCACCATCGGCGGCATTGTCGGGCGTGTCGTGAGCATCAAGGATGATACCATCGTGATCGAGACCGGCGCCGACCGCGAGAAGATCCGCATCAGAAAATGGGCGATCCAGAGCGTTGAAACGATGCATGACGACAAGGAATAA